The nucleotide window CGCATATAACATAATAGCCCCATGGCCACCGACATGGGACTTTCAAACTGCACATAGTGCTAAAGGATAAATCTGTTTtacttttttttttttttttttttttttaattccGTTATACAATTGTATataattttaatattgtATGAACATATATAGTTAGTTGCATACTCATGTTATCGTATATTACAAAGCTTATTACTTAAGTTCTTAGTACATTTCAGGAAACTTTTCGGTAAGGTTCTGGAGAGCAACGACACCGTCTATACTCAGTTGCTCACCATCTGTAAGCGGCAGTTCCAGTACATCTAGGACCAGGAATCCAGCATCCCCTGTATCATTAGCCCTACATAGAAATTCGTACCAGACATCAATTTTAAATTTAGTTAACTGAGACACACGAACTGAAGATAGCGTAATCATCCCCCCATTGGAAGTAGGCGATTGTATTGTGATCTCATCTTGGCTTGGCTGTGCAGTAACTTTCCCAATTAGGCGAAACACACTGTAATTACTGGTGCCAATGCGTGAAGGGTCCACTCGAGGGGTTTGGTGAGACATTTTGTTGATTGCCCTTGTTCTTAGCATGGACGCAGTCTAGCTTTATCGCCTCGACCTTTGAAGCAGAAAATCTCGGAAACAGCCGCACGTGACTTCTAGGCACTAGCCTCTCGGAATCCAGGGATCTGGGC belongs to Eremothecium sinecaudum strain ATCC 58844 chromosome IV, complete sequence and includes:
- the RFA3 gene encoding Rfa3p (Syntenic homolog of Ashbya gossypii AEL133C; Syntenic homolog of Saccharomyces cerevisiae YJL173C (RFA3)), encoding MSHQTPRVDPSRIGTSNYSVFRLIGKVTAQPSQDEITIQSPTSNGGMITLSSVRVSQLTKFKIDVWYEFLCRANDTGDAGFLVLDVLELPLTDGEQLSIDGVVALQNLTEKFPEMY